In the Paenibacillus sp. FSL R7-0337 genome, AGCAATCCCAGGTCACCTTTCCTATGTTATTGAGCTCATATTTGCTTTTTCCAAGTGCTTTGCTTATTTTTTCGACGTCCACGTCTTTAAAAGTTCGAAAAGTTATCCCCACGATCATTCTCCTTGTTAGAAATAATTAAGTTATTTTATATATTTAATTCTATATTTTGGTGGTTTGTAGTGCGAGTTAAAGAATGAATTATATCTATTTTTTATCTATGTATAGTTATTGTATGTTTGTTATGGGTTAGAAATAAGAAAAGGATACGTATGTCAAAACTATAGGTATACTCGTAGAAGCTTATATGGCGTTATATCCTCCTGAGATCAGGCGGAGGTCTAACTTTGGTTTAGACGATACCAACCGATTCGCTATAATAATAGTAATTATTCTACCGGAGGTGTCCAAGATGTGATTGGCTGAAGTTTGGGGAGAGCGCTAGCGACTTGAATTCTGGCTCCGCCCCCAACTAGGGTAATAGCTCAATTTCTTCTGGAGTATGCATGGTGATCATCCGCTAGGCTTTAATCAATCTTCAATGAACGGATAGGTATCCTCGCTTGATACATTCTGCAGAGCCTCTTGAGCTGTTTGGATAGCCCGTTCAGCAGTATCTGATAAGGATTTCTGATTGAAGAGAGGGCCCCAAAATCCCTCCTCATTCAAGATTTCTTTTATGTCAGGATCATGCTCAATCCATTTATGAATTAGGAAGGTAAATAGTCCGTCTCGGTTACGCTTAATGATTTCTACCTTATATATTTCGCTTGGCGAATATATGACCTGAACGACTTCATCCATAGGTTCTCCCCCTCACTAACAAGTTATTAACCCAACTATACCAAATATCCCTTTACGGGGGGCTTCTAGGGTGACATCAAATCCGTGACTACACTCGTAGAAGCTTATGTGCCGTTATCTTCGGACAGGGGTTCGATTAGATTTGTGATGAAGAAAGGTGCCGATTTTGTCAGCACCTTTGTTTTCGAATTTTGAGCTAACGAAGTACAATTCCTGTTTCTTCTTTATGTTAAGCCTTATTTTGTGGAAAACGTTGTTTAAAAAATTCTTTAAATGTCATGGGTTTCCGACCAATCAGTCGTTCAAGATCTCCAGACGTTTCAGAGAATTCTCCGCTGTTAATACCTCGTAGCCAAGCTGATAAGAACTCACCAACGTGAAGTGGAACACCATTACTCGTCAAATTCTCCACATATTCTTTTTCGCTAATAGTGACATGGGCAACTCTTGTTCCACTAATCTCGGAGAGGTCATCAGCGATGTCTGTGAATGATCTCGCATCACTGCCATTTAGTGTATATGTCTTATTTTCGTGACCGTTCTGTGTAAGAACAGCCACATTGGCTGCCGCTAAATCATAGAGTGATGCAGCGGCAACTTTACCAGAACCTTCAGGTACTCTTACGCCGACTTCGTAAGCGTTACTACCGAAATAATTAGGCATGGCTTCGAAGTACGGCGGATTCCGCAGAATGGTGTATTCTAAACCGGATGCCTTGAGCGCCTCTTCCGCAAAGATGTCTGATCTCGTAACTTCAGGGATAATTAAGTCTGAATCTTCTCTTCTTGTAATTGACGTGTAAATAACCTGCTTGACACCTGCTTGTTTTGCAGCAGCGATGACATTGAAATGTTGTGTGTTACGGTCGGTAAATGCAATTGCGGAAATAAGCATTACTTTTTCAACACCATTAAAAGCTCGTAAAAGGGAGTTATAATCAAAGTAGTCTCCTTGGTGGACTTCCACACCTTCCTTAATAAAACCTGCAATTTGTTCGGATTGAGGATTTCGTACCAATACAGCGACCTGATTTGCCGGGACTTTCTTAAGAAGAAGCTCCAGTGTTCTATTGCCGAGACCGCCTGTTGCACCAGTAACAAGTGTTTTTCCCATTTTGTTCATTCCCCTTTTATTGGTAAATTATTTGCATATTAACTATTGCATTTGCCTAGCCTTTCGTACCACTTTGTGTCCTGTTAAGACTACAGTTATCGATTGTGTAAACGTAACTGTTACAGTTACACTATGTGTAAAAAAAGGCTTTAAGATAACTGAGCCTTTTTTAATATCCCATCAACAACATCTTTTATAGTGAAACTTGCCAGAACATCTTCCATAGAAATCTCTACTTTTTTTAATATAATGCTAAGAACATCTTGAATATTAGCACCAACAATGCAATCCAGATTTGTATCTTCGTGAATCTGAAACAACTGCCCTTCAGTAACTACTTCTACCGATCGATATACATCAAGCAAGGTTATTTCATCAATTGGCTTTAAAAGATATGTTCCTCCATAGCCAAAATTAACTTTGACTAAACCAGCCTTTTTCAACATCCCGGTTACCCTGCGAATGACCACCGGGTTTGTATTTACACTACTTGCAACCAACTCTGAAGTACAAATCATATCTTTCCCAATGGACAAAAAACTCAGTATGTGAATTGCTACAGAAAATCTAGTGCTTATTTTTATTGCAGGCACCCCCTTCTGCAACCATTATAGTTACACCTATTGCGATTGTCAACCTGCCTATCCAAAGGGCTTCTAATAACCTATGCCCCACAGCTACATTGCCAACAGCCTCCAATGGACCATCGATGTTCGCAGCATCTAATCATCCACATCTTTCTCAAAATTGTTAGAATATGCTGC is a window encoding:
- a CDS encoding SDR family oxidoreductase — its product is MGKTLVTGATGGLGNRTLELLLKKVPANQVAVLVRNPQSEQIAGFIKEGVEVHQGDYFDYNSLLRAFNGVEKVMLISAIAFTDRNTQHFNVIAAAKQAGVKQVIYTSITRREDSDLIIPEVTRSDIFAEEALKASGLEYTILRNPPYFEAMPNYFGSNAYEVGVRVPEGSGKVAAASLYDLAAANVAVLTQNGHENKTYTLNGSDARSFTDIADDLSEISGTRVAHVTISEKEYVENLTSNGVPLHVGEFLSAWLRGINSGEFSETSGDLERLIGRKPMTFKEFFKQRFPQNKA
- a CDS encoding Rrf2 family transcriptional regulator produces the protein MKISTRFSVAIHILSFLSIGKDMICTSELVASSVNTNPVVIRRVTGMLKKAGLVKVNFGYGGTYLLKPIDEITLLDVYRSVEVVTEGQLFQIHEDTNLDCIVGANIQDVLSIILKKVEISMEDVLASFTIKDVVDGILKKAQLS